The Treponema sp. Marseille-Q3903 genomic interval TTCACAGCCGCAGGCAGCTTGAAAATCTTGTCAGGACGCTAAAAGAAGGCGAAATCACACGCGAAAAAACATTGAGTGTAAAACAGTATATTTCAAGCATCACAGAAAAGACAATGCTGCTGAATTCTAAAATTGAACTTGAGGAAGAAAAATTAAACAGTGACGAAGAAGATTTCAACAAAGAAATTTCAAAACGTGAAAAATATGAAAAATACTCAAGCAATAAAAAAACTAAGAAAAAGATGAGCAATACAGAGGCACTAAAATATGCGACTTCACTTGAGCTTTCTCCAGAAAATTTCAGTGGCGAAGTAAATACTGATAAAGCTCTTTACAAAAAACGAAAAACAACAGCTTTAGAACTTCCTCTCGCGTTTGAGCAAGGCGCCGCTGTCATAAACGTTTCGACAAAAAATGAAGGGATTCTTTTAGAACAGACAAGAAAAGGCACTTGGCTTGTGCAGTTCGGCAGCCTGAAAATGTCGATGAAAGAAAAAGATTTGAAACTCGTGCGAAAAACAGATTCTGCAGCCGCAACCCCCGATATCTCGATTGAACTTGCAGATGATAATAAAAACGGATTTACAGAGCGCCCAGTGTTTGAATTGAAGTTGCTCGGTATGCACTCAGACGAAGCTATCCGTGCAATGGAACATCAGCTTGACTTGTGCGTTTTAAATAATTTTTTGCATTTCAGCATTATTCACGGAAAAGGAGACGGCATTTTGCAGCAGACTGTCGCGGATTTTCTTTCTCACAATCCGGTCGTTGCAGATTTTTGCTACGCTTTGGCAGAAGATGGAGGAGCTGGAAAAACGTATGTTACGCTGAAATAAAGCGGTGGGAAGATGGGAGAAGAGGGGAAGTGATTTTACAAAATTAAAGTCTGTACTGACTGTAATTCCAATGTCTGTCTGTATTGTCTTTCTAAATCTGAATAGCTTAGAAATTTGACCCGTTTTTCCTTTCGTAAATTTTCAAAAGCGCTGTATTCAATTTTTTTATCAAATTCCGAATGCCGCTTTTCATCTGCAACAATAAACATTCTTGTATAAAAATCTTGCAAATCACTGAATTTCATCAGTGAATTCTGTATATCAGTTGAATGCTCTACTTCAAAAAAAGAATCTGGCATGTTTCGTTTATTAAACCAAATGACATCAATAGTTGAGCTTCTTGAAACAAGATTTTCATACGAATACTTTGGTAAATCATTTAATGTTCTCAAATCTCCAAGTCTTTCATGCAGGAACATTTTATTCTTATCTTGGTTCGGCACAAAAGTAGAAAGTTTTTTTAGATTTCCGATACAAACAAGCAGCCCTTGGTAATAGGAATGATTAAATTCGATTACTTCTTTTGAGTTTTTATTTTTCTCCGTTTCAACAATGATGCCTTTTTGTTCCAGCTGTTTTTGGTGTGATTTTAATGCCCATAATCCGGGCTTTATTTTGTAGATATCTTTGTTTTCCTGAACAATACGGCGAATAGATGCAAAAGGTGTTTTTGTATTCCATTTGCAATTTTTTATTTTGAAGACCTCTTGATTCAGCTGTCCAAGTGTTGCGACTCCGCCGAGTTTTTCTAATGTTTGAACAACTGCTTCGTATTGTTTCATAATCTTTTTTTTGCGTCAGGCTATGAAGCACCTGCGAAGCAGTCCATCGAAGGCGAAGCCGAAGAGGATGAGCGGGAGCGAAGTGCGTAACAGCCGACGGCTAAAGCCGGGACGCCATTATTTTTCTTCATCTCATCTATTCAAAAAAGCCTTTAGCCTTGAGCAATTCTGCGTTGAGAATGCCCCCGAGAGCTGCTCCGCGTTTTGTGTTGTGACTCAATGCGACAAATTTTATGTCGAACACGTTGCATCGACGTAGGCGACCGATGACGCATGCCATGCCTTTTTCAGTCTCGCGGTCGCGGCGCGGTTGTGGACGATTTTCTTCATGGCGTATAACAATCGGGTGTTCCGGCGCTGAAGGGAGTTTTAGTTCCTGTGGAAGCGATGAATACGATGTCCAGATTTTTTCGATTTCTTCAAGAGAAGGTTTTTTATCATCAGGTAAATCAAACTCAAGGGAAATACATGCTGTGTGACCGTCAACAACCGGCACTCGCGTACAAGTTGAAGATACTACAGGATACCGTGCGTTTTCAATTTTTCCATCTCTTACCGTGCCAAGAATTTTCAGGCATTCTTTTTCTGTTTTTTCTTCTTCGCCGCCGATAAACGGAACAATGTTGTCTATCATATCAAAAGACGGAACTCCGGGGTATCCTGCCCCTGATGTTGCTTGCAATGTAGTTACTATCATTCTCTTTACCGGATATCCAGCTTGAATGAGGGCGTGAATCGGCATCATGTATGTTTGCAGCGAGCAATTCGGTTTTACAGCTATAAAGCCTTTATCCCAGCCGTGATGTTTTTTCTGATCTTTTATTACATCAAGATGCGAAAAGTTGATTTCGGGAACAAGCATTGGAACGTCTTCTGTCCAACGGTTTGCAGAAGCATTAGAAACAATCGGTAATCCTTCTGCAGCGTATGCCGATTCAAGATTTTTGATATCATCTTTTTTAGGTAGCTCAAGCGCGCTGAACAAAAATTGGCATTTTCCAAGTGCTTTTTCTGGGACGTTTGCGTCTTCAACTGTAAGATTTGCAACGCCATTCGGAATGTTTTCTCCAATCAGCCAGCGGTTTTCAACAGCGTCTTTGTAAAGTTTGCCGGCAGAGCGTGGTGATGCTGCAACATAAGTAACTTCAAACCAAGGATGATTTTCAAGCAGCTTGATATAACGCTGACCAACCATTCCAGTTGCACCTAAAACTCCAACTTTTATCTTAGAACTCATAATTTACCTTCTTTTTTTTTATAGATTGCATGCCTTGATGGCATTTTCGATTGTCTTTTTTGCTGTGTCTTTTACTTCTACGAGTGGCAAACGCAAAGTGCCTGCCGGCATTCCTTTTACGTTCATAGCGTATTTTATAGACGCAGGGTTTCCATCGCAGAATTCTGCTTTGAAAAACGGTTCAAGTCGGTAGTGAATCTCACGCGCTTTTTTAAAGTCGCCATCGAGAGCCGCCTGAGTCAAATCGTGCATTATTGCAGGGATCATATTAGATGCTACAGATATAACTCCATCTCCTCCCGCTGCAATCAGGGGAAGTGTGAGCGCATCGTCTCCTGACAGAACTGCAAAATCGTTGTTTTTGTTTTTTACCTGACCTATAACTTCCATCATTTGAGCGATGTTTCCGCTTGCTTCTTTTACACCTGCAATATTTTGTAATGCTGCAATGCGCACTAGTAAATCTGTAGAAATGTTCAATCCTGTGCGACCTTGAATATTGTAAACGATGATAGGGATTCCTACTTTTGAGACTGCTGCAAAGTGTTGATAAATTCCTTCTTCAGACGGTTTGTTGTAATAAGGAGTTACAACGAGAGCAGCATCTGCGCCGGCTTTTTTTGCACGTTCACAATACATAACAGCATCTTTTGTGTTGTTAGAACCTGCTCCAAGAATAATCGGGATTTTTTTATTTTTAGCTTTTTCAAAAGCGCGGACCTCTTCGAAAACAATTTCTATGATTTTATCTTCTTCGCAACCGGGTCTTTCATCAAGGGTTGGAGTTTCGGCTGTTGTCCCGAGAGGAACTAGACCGTCAATTCCCTGTTGAAGCTGATGTTTGACATTTTTTCGAAAGCCCTCAAAATCGACAGAACTGTCTGCATTCATTGGAGTTATTAAAGCTGTGAATGCGCCGCGAAAAATATTCATAACGTGCCTCCGGATATTTTATAATATCGAAAAACAGTCTAATGAATTTTATATATAATTTCAACTTTCGCTGGTTTTTATCGGCAATCTGTGTGTCAGAAAACAGTGATATTTTTGATGTATGTCAGTAAGAGAGTTGATTTTTTAGCGAGGACAAAGTCAAATGACGCGATTTTGTTTTGATAATCTCCGTGTGATATTTCACAAAAGTCGATAAAATTTGTGTAGTGAAATCGGTGCGATTATTTGGTATAATCAGCGTATGAACACGTTTGGGAAAAAGTTTAGGCTGACAACATTTGGAGAAAGTCATGGAGTTGCGCTCGGTTGTATAATTGATGGCTGTCCGAGTGGTCTTGAAATCTCTAAAGATGTTATCCAGTCAGCATTGAACAGAAGGCGACCGGGTGTCGACGTCAGCGGCAAATTAAACGCATCAGTTACGGCACGAACAGAAGCCGATGAAGTAGAAATCCTTTCAGGTGTTTTTGAAGGACGCACAACAGGTGCCCCGATCGCGTTCGAAGTCAGAAATACATCTCAACATCCGTCAGATTATGAAAACCTTATAAATACGTTTCGTCCGGGTCATTCCGATTATTGTTATGATATAAAATATAAAGGCTGCCGTGATTATAGAGGCGGGGGAAGAGCGAGCGGTCGAGAAACTCTTGCACGAGTTGCAGGTGGCGCTGTCGCATCGGAACTTTTGAAAAAATATGGAATTAAAATAACAGCATATACAATCAAGGCGGCAGGCATTTCGGCAGAAAAAAGAGATTTTTCTCAGATTGAACAGAACAATCTTCGTGCGCCTGATAATGAAGCTGCTGCAAAGATGAATGAAAGAATAGAACGGCTTCGTTTATCTGGTGATTCTGCCGGTGGAATTGTTGAATGTGTAATACAAGGTTGCCGAGCAGGGCTTGGAGAACCTGTTTTTGACAAACTTGATGCGGAACTTGCAAAAGCAATGTTTTGCATAGGGGCTGTAAAAGGATTTGAAATCGGAGACGGTTTTGAATCGGCAGACAGTACAGGAAGTGAAAACAACGATTGCATGCATGCAGAAGATGGTAAAGCCGTGTTCAATACAAATCATGCTGGTGGAATACTCGGCGGATTGAGCAACGGAAACGACATAATATTCAGAGTTGCAGTAAAACCGGTTCCAAGCATATTCAAAACTCAGCAGACTGTCAGGCGAACTTCGACCGATAAAAACGGGGAGCCTGTTTATGAAACTACATCACTTCAAATAAAAGGACGCCACGACGTCTGCCTTTGTCCACGCATTGTTCCTGTCGTAGAGGCAATGGCAGCGCTCGTCTTGGCTGATAACATTATATGAAAAAACTGACAAAACACATAATTGCCGCAGCTTCAGTTCTCGCGCTTTCTTTTTGTACATACACAGGGCTCCGCGCATATCAGTTTAAAAAGTGCAACAGCGCTATTCCTCTTTCACAAGAACAGAGTGAAAGTTTGCAGGAATATCTGAAAAAAAATTATCCTGAGCGATATTCGATTTTAAAAAATCTCCCATATAAAATAAATAAACCACAACTTGATATATATGCAGAATCGGCAATCGTGGTAGATGTCTCAAACGGGAATATAATTTATCAAAAAGATGCAGATAGAATTATTCCGCCGGCAAGCATGGCAAAACTCTTTTCAATGTACATAGTTGATGAAGAAGTCAGTGCCGGAAATCTTTCTTATCAGCAGGAAATTCCTCTTTTGCCTGAATGCTGGGCATGTAATATGCCGCCACGCAGTTCACTCATGTTTTTGGGTAAAGGACAACGAGTGACGTTAGAAGAATTGATGCTAGGTCTTTCAATATGTTCCGGCAACGATGCAGCTTATGCGCTCGCTTATGCAGTTTGTGGCAATATGACAGATTTCGTTGTGCGAATGAACAAAGTTGCAGAAGAAATCGGACTTGTAAACACTCATTTTGTCGAAAGTTCAGGTTACAGCGAAAAAAATCAGACGACTGCCCGTGAAATGGCGACATTCGCAGCAGTTTATCTTAAACGCCATCCTGAATCTTTAAAGCGTTTTCACAGCGTCATGAGTTTCCGCTATCCAAAAGAACACAACCTTGCTCCCGGAGACAAATTGCAGAGTCAGGATTTTTCAAATGGAATTCCAAAAAGAATCACTATGCCTGTCACGCAGGAAAACACAAATCCTCTTCTTGGAAAGCTTGAAGGCTGCGACGGACTTAAGACAGGATATATTGACGAAAGCGGATACAACCTTGCTTTGACTGCCGTTCGCAATGGAACACGTTTTTTGAGCGTCACTATGAAAGGACCCGGCAACAATCAAATGCAAGGGCAAGCAGGACGCGTTCATGACGGAACGGAGCTTATGGAATGGGCGTTCAGAACGTTTGCTGATTATCAGCTTGGTTTAAAAGTTCATCCTTATCTTGTTTTTTCTTTTAATTCCAAAGAAAAAATGATTTCGCTTGTGCCTGCATATTCAGATTCGACTGCGACAATTCCATTTGTAACAGGGAAAAATATGGCAGAAAATTTAGACGAAGTAAAAATTTCCGTAAAACTGCCTGATTATTGCTGGGGCGCTGTTACGCAAGGTGAGCAATACGGCAGCATTTTGATAACTGTCGGAGAATATATCCTTGATGAAATTCCTCTTGTTGCAGACAGAAACCTGAAAAGAGGGAACATTTTGACAGCGATGTCCGATAAAATACTGAGTTATTTATTTATGGCAAAAAAAGTTTGATTTTTATTATAGGAAAAAAATCAAATGCTTGCTTTTCTTCAGATATAGAGCTAATATTAACTTAATAGATAAAGTTCAAAAGCATTATTAAAAATAAAGGAGAAAGGCTATGTCATTGAAGAAAACATTCTCTGCAGATGGGAAAAAATGTACAGTTGTGTTTACAGTTAATTCAGAAGCATCTGCAGGTGCAGAAAAAGTATTCCTCGTAGGCGACTTCAATAGTTGGGATACAACATCTATTCCTATGAAAAAAGATCCTGATGGTTCTTTTTCAGTAAAGAAACAGCTTGAAACAAACAAGTCATATCAGTTCCGTTATTGTCTCGACGGAAAAACATGGATAAACGATTGGAAAGCCGATTCTTATGTGCGTTCGGAATTAGCTAACGACGACAACTCAGTTGTTGACACAACAGTTCCAAAAGCTCCAAGAGAATCGAAGAAACCGGCTCCAAAATCTGCCGGAAAATCGAAATCTAAAAAATAGTCTGAAATTGCAAATTCAGGGAAATGGGTGAAAGTCTATTGACAGAACAAATATTAATCATTATATTGATATTCACTTATTCCCCGATTGTGTAATGGTAGCACTTCAGATTCTGGTTCTGACTGTGGGGGTTCGAATCCTCCTTGGGGAACTCAAGCTGAATCAGTGATGGTTCAGCTTTTTTATTTTGCTCTATGCTCGAGTTTGGAGTGCCAGTTGCTCGGGTTGAGCGAATTGAATAAGTTTAAAAACGGCCCCGTCGAATATCGGTTTAGTTCGTCGCCCTCTCAAGGCGGAGAGACGGGTTCAACTCCCGTCGGGGCTATTTATTTTTGCTTGCTCGATAAATCTCGCAACGAGCCGGTTTTGAGGAAGAATCTAAAACAACCCTTACGGCTTGTTTTTTAACGATTCTTCGATGGTAGGCTGGTTCAACTCCCGTCGGGGCTATTTATTTTTACTTGCTCGATAAATCTCGCAACGAGCCGGTTTGGAGGAAGAATCTAAAACAACCCTTACGGCTTGTTTTTTAACGATTCTTCGATGGTAGGCTGGTTCAACTCCCGTCGGGGCTATTTATTTTTGCTTGCTCGATAAATCTCGCAACGAGCCGGTTTGGAGGAAGAATCTAAAACAACCCTTTCGGCTTGTTTTTTAACGATTCTTCGATGATTGGCTTGCTCGATGAATCTCGCAACGAGCCGATTTGGAGGAAGAATCTAAAACAACCCTTTCGGCTTGTTTTTTAACGATTCTTCGATGATTGGCTTGCTCGATGAATCTCGCAACGAGCCGATTTGGAGGAAGAATCTAAAACAACCCTTATGGCTTGTTTTTTAACGATTCTTCGATGATTGGTTTGCTCGATGAATCTCGCAACGAGCCGAT includes:
- a CDS encoding D-alanyl-D-alanine carboxypeptidase family protein, encoding MKKLTKHIIAAASVLALSFCTYTGLRAYQFKKCNSAIPLSQEQSESLQEYLKKNYPERYSILKNLPYKINKPQLDIYAESAIVVDVSNGNIIYQKDADRIIPPASMAKLFSMYIVDEEVSAGNLSYQQEIPLLPECWACNMPPRSSLMFLGKGQRVTLEELMLGLSICSGNDAAYALAYAVCGNMTDFVVRMNKVAEEIGLVNTHFVESSGYSEKNQTTAREMATFAAVYLKRHPESLKRFHSVMSFRYPKEHNLAPGDKLQSQDFSNGIPKRITMPVTQENTNPLLGKLEGCDGLKTGYIDESGYNLALTAVRNGTRFLSVTMKGPGNNQMQGQAGRVHDGTELMEWAFRTFADYQLGLKVHPYLVFSFNSKEKMISLVPAYSDSTATIPFVTGKNMAENLDEVKISVKLPDYCWGAVTQGEQYGSILITVGEYILDEIPLVADRNLKRGNILTAMSDKILSYLFMAKKV
- a CDS encoding isoamylase early set domain-containing protein, with amino-acid sequence MSLKKTFSADGKKCTVVFTVNSEASAGAEKVFLVGDFNSWDTTSIPMKKDPDGSFSVKKQLETNKSYQFRYCLDGKTWINDWKADSYVRSELANDDNSVVDTTVPKAPRESKKPAPKSAGKSKSKK
- the aroC gene encoding chorismate synthase, giving the protein MNTFGKKFRLTTFGESHGVALGCIIDGCPSGLEISKDVIQSALNRRRPGVDVSGKLNASVTARTEADEVEILSGVFEGRTTGAPIAFEVRNTSQHPSDYENLINTFRPGHSDYCYDIKYKGCRDYRGGGRASGRETLARVAGGAVASELLKKYGIKITAYTIKAAGISAEKRDFSQIEQNNLRAPDNEAAAKMNERIERLRLSGDSAGGIVECVIQGCRAGLGEPVFDKLDAELAKAMFCIGAVKGFEIGDGFESADSTGSENNDCMHAEDGKAVFNTNHAGGILGGLSNGNDIIFRVAVKPVPSIFKTQQTVRRTSTDKNGEPVYETTSLQIKGRHDVCLCPRIVPVVEAMAALVLADNII
- the asd gene encoding aspartate-semialdehyde dehydrogenase, translating into MSSKIKVGVLGATGMVGQRYIKLLENHPWFEVTYVAASPRSAGKLYKDAVENRWLIGENIPNGVANLTVEDANVPEKALGKCQFLFSALELPKKDDIKNLESAYAAEGLPIVSNASANRWTEDVPMLVPEINFSHLDVIKDQKKHHGWDKGFIAVKPNCSLQTYMMPIHALIQAGYPVKRMIVTTLQATSGAGYPGVPSFDMIDNIVPFIGGEEEKTEKECLKILGTVRDGKIENARYPVVSSTCTRVPVVDGHTACISLEFDLPDDKKPSLEEIEKIWTSYSSLPQELKLPSAPEHPIVIRHEENRPQPRRDRETEKGMACVIGRLRRCNVFDIKFVALSHNTKRGAALGGILNAELLKAKGFFE
- the dapA gene encoding 4-hydroxy-tetrahydrodipicolinate synthase, producing the protein MNIFRGAFTALITPMNADSSVDFEGFRKNVKHQLQQGIDGLVPLGTTAETPTLDERPGCEEDKIIEIVFEEVRAFEKAKNKKIPIILGAGSNNTKDAVMYCERAKKAGADAALVVTPYYNKPSEEGIYQHFAAVSKVGIPIIVYNIQGRTGLNISTDLLVRIAALQNIAGVKEASGNIAQMMEVIGQVKNKNNDFAVLSGDDALTLPLIAAGGDGVISVASNMIPAIMHDLTQAALDGDFKKAREIHYRLEPFFKAEFCDGNPASIKYAMNVKGMPAGTLRLPLVEVKDTAKKTIENAIKACNL